The following proteins are co-located in the Shouchella hunanensis genome:
- a CDS encoding PIN domain-containing protein, protein MRHVFLDTNVFVGKNFGFKWETLDSLQTYSLKGFVQIYITDIVYHEVKNRINNNIIEAKSALKAFKKKAKILNNIPAAHRLIKELDKETNEASGENMLELFDKYIKEAKIEIISTDKVSVEEVFKLYFERQAPFGSGKKKSEFPDAFSLVGLNNYILNKGLTMHVISSDRDYQNFCAEKSYYIMVESLDTLIKEISEEEYEEALTALLDYTHDNHEDIILEKVQDYLADETYFIEDDGDVSEIIINSLEIIDKDTAYTVLEVTETEIIAEVSLTIKIDLTGKISIIDHDSSFWDSEEKEYLFKEYMASNISSEAEIKVSLSLEVNYHTDEAVYNVLTINEGNGIWI, encoded by the coding sequence ATTCGACATGTATTTTTAGATACAAATGTTTTTGTAGGGAAGAATTTTGGTTTTAAATGGGAGACCCTTGATAGTTTACAAACATACTCTTTGAAAGGGTTTGTTCAAATATATATTACTGACATAGTTTATCATGAAGTTAAGAATAGAATTAATAATAATATAATAGAAGCAAAAAGTGCATTAAAAGCTTTTAAGAAGAAAGCAAAAATACTTAATAATATTCCTGCGGCTCATAGATTAATAAAAGAGTTAGATAAAGAAACAAATGAAGCTAGTGGCGAAAATATGTTGGAATTATTTGATAAGTATATTAAAGAAGCAAAAATTGAAATCATCTCAACTGACAAAGTCTCAGTTGAGGAAGTTTTTAAGTTATATTTTGAAAGGCAGGCGCCGTTCGGCAGTGGAAAGAAAAAAAGTGAATTTCCTGATGCTTTCAGTTTAGTAGGTTTAAATAATTATATATTAAATAAGGGATTAACTATGCATGTAATTAGTTCAGATAGAGATTACCAGAATTTCTGTGCAGAAAAATCATACTATATCATGGTGGAAAGTTTAGATACTTTAATAAAAGAAATATCAGAGGAAGAATATGAAGAAGCATTGACTGCACTTTTGGATTATACTCATGACAATCATGAGGATATAATACTTGAGAAGGTACAGGATTATTTAGCTGATGAAACCTATTTTATAGAAGATGATGGAGATGTTAGTGAAATTATAATTAACTCTTTAGAAATAATCGATAAAGATACTGCTTATACTGTTTTAGAAGTGACTGAAACCGAAATAATTGCTGAAGTAAGCTTAACAATTAAGATCGATTTAACCGGAAAAATATCAATAATTGATCATGATAGTTCATTTTGGGATTCAGAGGAGAAAGAATACTTGTTTAAGGAGTATATGGCTTCCAATATATCAAGTGAAGCGGAAATTAAAGTTTCATTGAGTTTAGAGGTTAATTATCATACAGATGAAGCGGTGTATAATGTACTAACTATTAATGAAGGAAATGGTATTTGGATATAA
- a CDS encoding DUF4440 domain-containing protein yields MDDKFTLKEVLLDLEEKLLKPEIRASKDEVTQLLSEDFFEFGSSGKVLYKNESIDEVSLSAVSMKLSDFEIHPLSEQIVLTTYRIYNEVSKQHSLRSSIWRLTDGKWKMQFHQGTPTA; encoded by the coding sequence GTGGATGATAAATTTACATTAAAAGAAGTGTTACTTGATTTGGAAGAAAAATTGTTAAAACCAGAAATTAGGGCATCAAAAGATGAGGTTACTCAATTACTTTCAGAAGATTTTTTTGAGTTCGGAAGTTCTGGTAAGGTTTTGTATAAAAATGAGAGCATTGATGAAGTGAGTCTTAGTGCGGTAAGTATGAAATTGAGTGATTTTGAAATTCATCCATTGTCTGAACAAATAGTTTTAACAACTTACAGAATATATAACGAAGTAAGTAAACAACATTCCTTACGTAGTTCGATATGGAGATTAACTGATGGAAAGTGGAAAATGCAATTTCATCAAGGTACACCAACAGCTTAA
- a CDS encoding recombinase family protein → MRVSTEEQGKKGYSVRNQIQMCKDKAGTNDVIQYVDEGFSGEFLERPDLERLRKDVREGLITKVVCYDPDRLSRKLMNALIIDDEFRKKDVEMIYVNGEFASTPEGQLFYSLRGAISEFEKAKINERMTSGRKRKAIEGKVIKNSHAYGYDYDKENGMYVVNEKEANIIRFIFDMFTKPTKDIQGMNGIAKFLTAKEIPTKKGVGVWHRQVVRQILLNEMYTGTYYQNKFNTEGMLANKYKADNKIKMTIRDQSEWIETEIPQIIDQEQFDYAQELLKQARRRWSKSTSARMYLLSGIVRCADCGNTMTGIYRNNWGTKLRYYTDVKNSSGAKNEGCKHHVRADKLETTIWDKIEELLNNPERLEDYKPESGDTFSKFEIDQIDDLKEQIDKAKSGRKKLLQLFALEDMDTEEIRDSIVELKSKEERLKNQLVELEGKVNNQKEMSSSFLMLDEVRKRWLKEDTISEEDKKEILRMLVKEIILSKDGEVSIQLL, encoded by the coding sequence GTGAGGGTATCGACGGAAGAGCAAGGGAAGAAAGGGTACAGTGTCCGCAATCAGATACAGATGTGCAAGGACAAAGCAGGAACGAATGATGTAATTCAATACGTTGACGAGGGTTTTTCCGGTGAGTTTTTGGAAAGACCGGATTTAGAAAGGCTAAGAAAAGATGTTAGGGAAGGTCTCATAACGAAAGTCGTTTGTTATGACCCTGATCGACTCTCTAGGAAATTAATGAATGCTTTAATTATAGATGATGAGTTTCGAAAAAAAGATGTAGAAATGATATATGTAAATGGTGAATTTGCCTCCACTCCAGAAGGGCAACTTTTTTATAGCTTAAGGGGAGCGATTTCAGAGTTTGAGAAAGCTAAAATAAATGAACGTATGACGAGCGGACGAAAGCGAAAGGCCATTGAAGGAAAAGTGATAAAGAATAGTCATGCTTATGGATACGATTATGATAAAGAGAACGGCATGTATGTCGTAAATGAAAAAGAGGCAAATATCATAAGGTTTATCTTTGACATGTTTACAAAACCAACTAAAGATATCCAAGGGATGAATGGCATAGCAAAGTTTCTCACGGCCAAAGAAATACCTACAAAAAAAGGTGTAGGTGTTTGGCATAGACAAGTGGTAAGGCAGATACTATTAAATGAAATGTACACTGGCACATACTATCAAAATAAGTTTAATACTGAAGGTATGCTTGCCAACAAATATAAAGCTGATAACAAAATAAAAATGACCATTAGAGATCAATCTGAATGGATCGAAACAGAAATACCTCAAATAATCGATCAAGAACAATTTGATTATGCTCAAGAGCTGCTTAAACAAGCCCGTAGACGGTGGTCAAAGAGTACCAGTGCAAGAATGTATCTCCTGAGTGGGATTGTAAGGTGTGCCGATTGTGGGAATACAATGACAGGCATATACAGAAACAACTGGGGTACGAAACTTAGGTATTATACAGATGTAAAAAATAGCTCAGGAGCAAAAAATGAAGGTTGTAAGCATCACGTAAGGGCAGATAAGTTAGAAACAACCATATGGGATAAGATAGAAGAACTTTTAAATAATCCTGAGAGGTTGGAAGATTACAAACCAGAAAGTGGCGACACGTTCTCTAAATTTGAAATTGACCAAATTGATGATTTAAAAGAGCAAATTGATAAAGCGAAAAGCGGAAGAAAGAAACTGCTGCAGTTGTTTGCGCTTGAAGATATGGATACAGAAGAAATTAGAGACTCTATTGTTGAGTTAAAAAGTAAAGAGGAACGGTTGAAGAATCAACTTGTTGAGCTTGAAGGTAAAGTGAATAATCAAAAGGAAATGTCCAGTTCGTTTTTAATGTTAGATGAGGTTAGGAAGAGATGGTTGAAAGAAGATACTATTTCTGAGGAAGATAAAAAAGAAATTTTGCGTATGTTAGTGAAGGAAATTATCTTATCGAAAGATGGGGAAGTTTCAATTCAACTTCTTTAA
- a CDS encoding uroporphyrinogen-III synthase, which translates to MTLLANYHIALTASRKTDEMEELIRKQGGTSSVRSMQGTVIEDETIVKAMIRDGLNANVDWFVFTTGIGIQTFMRHAEEMGVKKTFVDKLNKARIAVRGYKAIAALKKEGVSYEVASEDGTTKDLLVKLSAFPFQKKHVVVQLYGIPSPEMEQFFSVKQAVLTTWLPYHHLPPEESVADQLLRELVMAKSYQAVCFTSALQVKALFSCAENRGLTEEVIASFEDDVIATAVGKVTAEALYESGVTNVVYPAKERMGAMIIHLGKYIASTK; encoded by the coding sequence ATGACATTACTAGCGAATTATCATATTGCGTTAACGGCGTCTCGGAAAACAGATGAGATGGAAGAATTGATTAGGAAACAAGGTGGAACAAGTAGCGTGCGTTCCATGCAAGGTACAGTGATTGAGGATGAAACAATTGTGAAAGCGATGATCCGTGATGGCTTGAATGCTAATGTGGACTGGTTTGTTTTTACTACTGGAATCGGTATTCAAACGTTTATGCGGCACGCTGAGGAAATGGGAGTAAAAAAAACGTTTGTAGACAAGTTGAATAAAGCTAGAATTGCAGTTCGAGGTTACAAAGCGATTGCCGCATTAAAGAAAGAAGGCGTTTCATACGAAGTTGCATCAGAAGATGGTACAACAAAGGATTTACTCGTTAAATTAAGCGCCTTTCCGTTTCAAAAAAAACATGTTGTCGTCCAACTTTATGGAATTCCATCGCCAGAAATGGAGCAATTTTTTTCAGTCAAACAAGCCGTATTAACGACTTGGCTCCCATACCACCATCTTCCTCCTGAAGAGAGTGTAGCGGATCAATTATTAAGAGAATTAGTGATGGCTAAAAGTTATCAAGCGGTTTGTTTTACATCTGCATTACAAGTAAAAGCCCTCTTTTCCTGCGCCGAGAATCGAGGTCTTACAGAAGAAGTCATCGCCAGTTTTGAAGATGATGTCATTGCGACTGCAGTCGGAAAGGTAACAGCAGAAGCGTTATATGAATCAGGAGTAACGAATGTAGTATATCCAGCTAAAGAAAGAATGGGTGCAATGATTATTCATTTAGGAAAATACATAGCTTCTACCAAGTAA
- a CDS encoding BCCT family transporter, translating into MRKKTAGTLTNVFYWTLGILIVFVAIGILFPSQLEAITATVRQFIANFFGWYYLIVVTIFLLVCLFFIVSPFGRLRLGKEEDRPEYSYLTWFAFLFSAGLGVGLLFFGAAEPIAHYAIDAPTADEATGQAALESLKFVFLHWGFHGWAIYAIVAICLAYFNFRKDMPGLISATLSPLINPRGFWGQTIDVIAIVATLSGIATTLGFGAAQMNGGISFLTNIPNSFGLQLVIIVIVTILFLISASTGIDKGIRVLSRMNMILVMLMLLFFMIFGASLYSLNLFTNTLGQYIQSLPELSFTIAPNSSEHREWINAWTLFYWAWWMAWSPYVGTFIARVSRGRTLREFVIGVLLVPSLLGFVWFSFLGGTAISFESQGLTTISNLADEEALFGVLGAMPFSTITSYITIFLIAVFFITSADSATHVLGSQSTNGSLNPPTKIKILWGVLMSATAAVLLYSGGLQGLQNTMIVVAFPFSIIMLLMVISLFKALRHEQLKKEVKERRLLREIAELRQFKSKTERAERKRHKQEEQKQKKTEKTKKKKGIKKPKEE; encoded by the coding sequence TTGAGAAAAAAGACCGCCGGTACACTGACAAACGTTTTTTATTGGACGCTAGGCATTTTAATTGTTTTTGTAGCCATTGGCATCCTCTTTCCTAGCCAGCTTGAAGCTATCACTGCGACTGTACGCCAATTTATAGCTAATTTCTTTGGCTGGTACTACTTAATTGTCGTCACCATTTTCTTGTTGGTTTGCCTATTTTTTATTGTTAGCCCGTTTGGAAGGTTACGCCTCGGAAAAGAAGAAGATCGTCCAGAGTACAGCTACTTAACGTGGTTCGCCTTTTTATTTAGTGCTGGTCTTGGGGTTGGCTTACTGTTTTTTGGAGCCGCTGAACCGATAGCTCACTATGCCATTGATGCTCCTACCGCAGATGAAGCGACTGGTCAAGCAGCCCTAGAGTCGCTTAAATTCGTTTTTTTGCATTGGGGTTTTCATGGATGGGCAATTTATGCCATTGTCGCTATTTGCCTTGCTTACTTTAATTTCCGCAAGGATATGCCAGGCTTAATCAGTGCCACCCTTTCCCCACTTATTAATCCAAGAGGCTTTTGGGGTCAAACAATCGATGTTATTGCTATTGTTGCGACACTATCAGGTATAGCGACTACACTCGGTTTTGGTGCTGCACAAATGAATGGTGGAATATCTTTTTTAACGAATATACCGAATAGCTTCGGTCTACAACTTGTGATTATTGTTATTGTCACCATTTTATTTTTAATCTCTGCAAGTACAGGAATTGACAAAGGTATTCGTGTTTTAAGCCGCATGAATATGATTTTAGTTATGCTTATGTTATTATTTTTCATGATTTTTGGTGCCTCTTTATATTCTTTAAACCTTTTTACGAACACACTCGGACAATACATTCAGTCGTTACCTGAATTAAGCTTTACCATTGCGCCGAATAGCTCTGAACATCGTGAATGGATTAATGCGTGGACGCTATTCTACTGGGCTTGGTGGATGGCTTGGTCTCCTTATGTCGGAACGTTCATCGCCCGTGTTTCAAGAGGTAGAACGCTAAGAGAGTTTGTTATTGGCGTGTTGCTTGTACCATCTCTTCTTGGCTTTGTTTGGTTTTCTTTCTTGGGGGGCACAGCGATATCTTTTGAATCTCAAGGTCTAACAACGATTTCCAATTTGGCTGATGAAGAGGCCTTATTTGGGGTATTAGGAGCCATGCCATTTAGTACAATTACATCGTATATTACCATTTTCTTAATCGCCGTTTTCTTCATTACATCTGCAGATTCGGCTACACATGTGTTAGGTAGCCAATCAACGAATGGGTCATTAAATCCTCCTACAAAAATCAAGATCTTATGGGGCGTTCTAATGTCAGCAACTGCTGCTGTACTTCTCTATAGTGGTGGGTTACAAGGATTACAAAATACAATGATTGTCGTTGCATTTCCGTTTTCAATTATCATGCTTTTAATGGTTATTTCTCTTTTTAAAGCCTTACGACATGAACAGTTGAAGAAAGAAGTAAAAGAACGTCGTTTGCTACGAGAAATTGCAGAGCTTCGGCAATTTAAGAGTAAGACAGAACGAGCAGAAAGAAAACGTCATAAGCAAGAAGAACAAAAACAGAAAAAAACAGAAAAAACGAAGAAAAAGAAGGGTATTAAAAAGCCTAAAGAAGAATAA
- a CDS encoding BclA C-terminal domain-containing protein, whose product MDFYNCDNVQRFSRTPRNGGGFLDGIAGPTGPTGPTGPAGGGTGITGPTGPTGPTGPTGPTGPTGLGLDSIIPFSEGIRPSLVAGDFVSFNGSLYRVLVNAPVGDPGTSPEYELVIGDGGTGTTGITGPTGATGPTGPTGLDGATGATGLDGVTGPTGATGLDGATGATGLDGVTGATGATGLDGATGPTGLDGATGPTGLDGVTGATGATGLAGVTGATGATGLDGVTGATGATGLDGVTGATGATGLDGATGPTGLDGVTGATGLDGITGPTGATGLAGVTGPTGATGLDGVTGPTGATGLAGVTGATGATGLDGVTGPTGATGLDGVTGPTGATGLDGVTGPTGPIGPTGVGLDGVTVFDPATAPTLTAGELVSFDGSIYQVLVDAPTGTPGTSADFELILPSIGVTGPTGPAGPTGEGLTTTYAFGTNGGATIAVVLGGTTVPVPDNQIASNITAEDDGFTIVTAGTYSISYSVNLTAGLLLGLRLTVNGVPLDSSEVSPGVAVTNISGNVITTLAAGDVVQIELFGLLGAAVLVSGQGAALSIIRIS is encoded by the coding sequence ATGGATTTTTATAATTGTGACAACGTACAACGTTTCTCAAGAACTCCTAGAAACGGTGGGGGCTTCCTAGATGGAATAGCAGGTCCAACAGGCCCAACGGGACCGACAGGCCCTGCAGGTGGTGGAACTGGTATAACAGGCCCAACAGGCCCAACAGGCCCAACAGGCCCAACAGGCCCAACAGGCCCAACGGGACTAGGGCTAGACAGTATCATTCCATTCAGTGAAGGTATTCGTCCTAGTTTAGTTGCTGGAGATTTTGTCTCTTTTAATGGAAGTCTTTATCGAGTTCTAGTTAATGCACCAGTAGGGGATCCTGGAACCTCACCAGAATACGAACTTGTTATAGGTGATGGTGGGACTGGAACGACAGGAATAACAGGTCCAACAGGGGCAACGGGTCCAACAGGCCCAACCGGATTGGATGGAGCAACAGGAGCAACCGGACTAGATGGGGTAACCGGCCCAACGGGAGCAACCGGATTGGATGGAGCAACAGGAGCAACCGGACTAGATGGAGTAACAGGAGCAACGGGAGCAACCGGATTGGATGGAGCAACAGGTCCAACCGGATTAGATGGAGCAACGGGCCCAACCGGACTAGATGGGGTAACAGGGGCAACGGGAGCAACCGGATTAGCTGGGGTAACAGGGGCAACGGGAGCAACCGGATTAGATGGGGTAACAGGAGCAACGGGAGCAACCGGACTAGATGGGGTAACAGGGGCAACGGGAGCAACCGGATTAGATGGAGCAACGGGCCCAACCGGACTAGATGGGGTAACAGGAGCAACCGGACTAGATGGGATAACCGGCCCAACGGGAGCAACCGGATTAGCTGGGGTAACAGGTCCAACGGGAGCAACCGGACTAGATGGGGTAACCGGCCCAACGGGAGCAACCGGATTAGCTGGGGTAACCGGAGCAACGGGAGCAACCGGACTAGATGGGGTAACCGGCCCAACGGGAGCAACCGGACTAGATGGGGTAACCGGCCCAACGGGAGCAACCGGACTAGATGGAGTAACAGGCCCAACAGGTCCAATTGGTCCAACCGGTGTTGGCTTAGATGGCGTAACGGTATTCGATCCTGCTACGGCACCAACGTTAACAGCAGGAGAGTTAGTATCGTTTGACGGTTCAATTTATCAGGTGTTAGTGGATGCACCAACAGGCACACCAGGCACATCAGCAGACTTTGAATTAATTCTTCCAAGTATTGGTGTGACAGGTCCTACTGGGCCAGCTGGTCCAACAGGTGAAGGGCTGACAACAACTTATGCATTTGGTACAAACGGTGGAGCGACCATTGCAGTAGTGTTGGGTGGTACAACAGTTCCAGTGCCAGATAATCAAATTGCATCAAATATAACTGCAGAGGATGATGGATTTACAATCGTTACTGCAGGAACTTATAGCATTTCGTATAGTGTAAATCTAACTGCCGGTTTACTATTAGGGCTACGTCTTACAGTTAATGGTGTACCTTTAGACTCTTCTGAAGTATCTCCTGGTGTTGCTGTTACGAACATCTCAGGTAATGTGATTACTACTTTAGCGGCTGGTGATGTGGTTCAGATAGAATTGTTTGGTTTATTAGGAGCTGCCGTTCTTGTTTCTGGTCAAGGAGCAGCCCTAAGCATCATTCGCATTTCTTAA
- the thiD gene encoding bifunctional hydroxymethylpyrimidine kinase/phosphomethylpyrimidine kinase, producing MNPISHALTIAGTDPTGGAGIQADLKTFQELHVYGMSVLTSIVAQNTMGVKDIHHLPIGFIELQLQSVIEDIYPHAIKTGMIAQKEMMALLATKLRSLKDVPYICDPVMMAKNGDALLEKDVRSFLRDTLVPLATIVTPNIAEAEDLIEMKIDTLEDMKKAAERIIHELGAHYVVIKGGSLNGEATDVFYGKSCGFHILDAPRTDTKHTHGTGCTFSAAITSELAKGVSVFDAVKKAKQFTAAAIAHSLNIGHGYGPTNHWAYRLHASSSQN from the coding sequence GTGAATCCAATAAGTCATGCCTTAACGATCGCTGGGACAGATCCTACTGGTGGTGCAGGTATTCAAGCGGATTTAAAGACGTTTCAGGAACTGCATGTCTATGGGATGTCTGTCCTCACATCCATTGTTGCGCAGAATACAATGGGTGTGAAAGATATACACCACCTTCCAATAGGCTTTATAGAGCTACAGTTACAATCGGTTATAGAAGATATCTATCCGCATGCAATAAAAACGGGCATGATTGCACAAAAAGAAATGATGGCGCTCTTAGCAACGAAACTCCGTTCGCTTAAAGATGTTCCTTACATTTGTGACCCCGTTATGATGGCTAAAAATGGTGACGCTCTGTTAGAAAAAGATGTACGCTCTTTTTTACGCGATACATTAGTACCTTTAGCAACCATCGTCACACCCAACATTGCGGAAGCTGAAGATTTGATAGAAATGAAAATTGATACACTTGAAGATATGAAAAAAGCTGCTGAGCGTATAATACATGAATTAGGTGCTCATTACGTAGTCATTAAAGGTGGTAGCTTAAACGGAGAAGCTACGGATGTTTTTTATGGCAAGAGTTGTGGGTTTCATATATTAGATGCACCAAGAACCGATACGAAACATACACACGGGACAGGCTGTACGTTTTCTGCAGCCATCACGTCTGAACTGGCAAAAGGAGTATCTGTTTTTGATGCAGTAAAAAAAGCCAAACAATTTACAGCTGCAGCCATAGCCCATTCTTTAAATATTGGTCATGGTTACGGACCTACAAATCACTGGGCTTATCGTTTACACGCTTCTTCTAGTCAGAATTAA
- a CDS encoding HU family DNA-binding protein: MNKTDLINAVSEQAEISKKDASKAVDAVFEGITDSLVNGGKVQLVGFGSFEVRERSARKGRNPQTGEEIEIPATKNPAFKPGKQLKDAVNS; encoded by the coding sequence ATGAACAAAACAGATCTGATTAATGCAGTTTCCGAACAAGCAGAAATCTCTAAAAAGGATGCGTCAAAAGCAGTAGACGCTGTATTTGAAGGCATCACTGATTCATTAGTGAACGGAGGCAAAGTTCAACTTGTTGGCTTTGGTAGCTTTGAAGTAAGAGAGCGTTCTGCAAGAAAAGGACGTAACCCACAAACTGGAGAAGAAATTGAAATTCCAGCAACTAAAAATCCTGCGTTCAAACCAGGTAAACAACTTAAAGACGCAGTTAATTCATAA
- the pssA gene encoding CDP-diacylglycerol--serine O-phosphatidyltransferase, which translates to MYVFLLNQLVSTRKKIKGQLANALTLINLGLGITAIMFILQGSIWYGFLFIALAALFDRFDGMVARKMKIESELGKQLDSLSDLVSFGVAPALLVQQATLMPLSFVGGLAVVLFILCGALRLARFNITDSPNEFIGLPITAAGCIVAFSTLFTEQLPATFYVIFMICLSGLMISNIRVKKV; encoded by the coding sequence ATGTACGTGTTTTTATTAAATCAACTCGTCTCTACGCGTAAGAAAATAAAAGGGCAGCTCGCTAACGCGTTAACACTTATTAATTTAGGACTTGGGATTACTGCAATTATGTTTATTTTACAAGGAAGTATTTGGTATGGCTTCTTATTTATAGCTCTAGCTGCTTTGTTTGATCGATTCGATGGCATGGTTGCTAGAAAAATGAAGATTGAATCTGAATTAGGAAAGCAACTAGATTCTTTAAGTGACCTTGTCTCATTTGGTGTCGCACCTGCTCTTCTCGTTCAACAAGCCACTTTGATGCCACTTAGCTTTGTTGGTGGACTTGCTGTTGTTCTATTTATTTTATGTGGTGCGTTGCGCTTAGCTCGCTTTAATATTACTGACTCGCCGAATGAGTTTATTGGTTTACCAATTACAGCAGCTGGATGTATAGTAGCTTTTTCAACATTGTTTACGGAACAGTTGCCAGCTACGTTTTACGTTATTTTCATGATATGTCTTTCTGGATTAATGATCAGCAACATTCGTGTAAAGAAAGTGTAA
- a CDS encoding phosphatidylserine decarboxylase, whose amino-acid sequence MKRKIFQISVELTNHKWSSVLIKRFTMSRLSKPFIPLFIRTYKINVEESARPYAEHKSLHSFFTRQIKMAKRPIDQSAESVVSPVDGRCEETGIINEETSFVVKGQTYKIEEMLQSNERASDYNGGMYVILYLSPRDYHRIHSPFNCVCTETVSLGNRSYPVNETGLKYGVKPLSHNYRTVNYLQAESVSAAMIEVGAMNINTIVRTKTDPRWTKGEEVGYFSFGSTVILLFKKDTFTLELSSNEVKVGEKIGLLHKERTPLDIW is encoded by the coding sequence ATGAAAAGGAAAATCTTTCAGATAAGTGTTGAATTAACCAATCACAAATGGAGCTCTGTACTAATAAAACGGTTTACAATGTCGAGGTTAAGTAAACCTTTCATTCCACTTTTTATTAGGACTTATAAGATTAATGTTGAAGAATCTGCGCGACCATATGCTGAGCACAAAAGTCTCCATTCTTTTTTTACTCGGCAAATAAAAATGGCTAAACGTCCAATTGATCAGTCCGCTGAAAGTGTTGTGTCACCAGTAGATGGCCGTTGTGAAGAAACAGGTATCATCAACGAAGAGACAAGCTTTGTTGTGAAGGGTCAAACTTATAAAATTGAAGAGATGTTGCAATCAAATGAAAGAGCTTCTGACTATAATGGGGGAATGTATGTCATTTTATATTTAAGCCCCCGGGATTATCATCGTATTCATAGCCCTTTCAATTGCGTTTGTACAGAGACCGTAAGCTTAGGAAATCGTTCTTATCCAGTAAATGAAACAGGCTTAAAGTATGGTGTTAAACCTCTATCCCACAATTATCGGACGGTAAATTATTTACAAGCTGAAAGTGTTTCAGCTGCTATGATTGAGGTTGGAGCTATGAATATCAATACAATTGTGCGGACAAAAACAGATCCCCGATGGACAAAGGGGGAGGAAGTTGGTTACTTTTCGTTCGGTTCTACTGTTATTCTTTTGTTTAAAAAGGACACATTTACTTTAGAGTTAAGCAGCAATGAAGTGAAAGTGGGCGAGAAAATCGGTCTATTGCATAAAGAGAGAACCCCCTTGGACATCTGGTAA
- the mnhG gene encoding monovalent cation/H(+) antiporter subunit G, with the protein MTAIEWIIIIFLAVGTLFSIAAGIGLVRFPDVYSRLHATGKNATASVILIMSATFIYFLYEHQLFIGKILLTILFVFLTTPVAALLISRSAYRIGIPMSKESVRDEMKPYYDNEKASPAKNE; encoded by the coding sequence TTGACCGCGATTGAATGGATCATTATTATCTTTTTAGCTGTCGGAACCCTTTTTAGTATTGCTGCTGGTATCGGCTTAGTTCGCTTCCCAGATGTATATTCTCGACTTCATGCAACTGGAAAAAACGCAACAGCAAGCGTCATTCTTATCATGTCAGCAACATTTATTTACTTTCTTTACGAACATCAGCTTTTTATCGGGAAAATCCTCCTTACCATTTTGTTTGTCTTTCTAACAACTCCTGTTGCCGCACTGTTGATTTCAAGATCAGCGTATCGAATAGGTATACCTATGTCCAAGGAATCTGTTAGAGACGAAATGAAGCCTTATTATGACAATGAGAAGGCTTCACCAGCAAAAAACGAATAA
- a CDS encoding Na(+)/H(+) antiporter subunit F1 — MFDTILTWLLLIKCVGALLCIIRVLIGPTHSDRIAALDTLGLMLIGFVGILMILQDTMAYTEVILVVAILAFIGSVALAKYLERGNLFDRD; from the coding sequence ATGTTCGACACAATTCTAACTTGGCTTTTGCTCATAAAGTGTGTTGGCGCTTTACTATGCATCATCCGTGTATTGATTGGACCAACCCATTCCGATCGAATTGCTGCACTTGATACGTTGGGACTAATGTTAATTGGCTTTGTCGGTATTCTCATGATTCTTCAAGATACGATGGCTTATACCGAAGTCATTCTCGTAGTGGCAATTTTAGCATTTATCGGTTCTGTCGCACTGGCAAAATATTTAGAGAGGGGGAATTTATTTGACCGCGATTGA